From one Sulfurimonas sp. HSL-3221 genomic stretch:
- a CDS encoding DedA family protein, whose protein sequence is MEAYLLELLQEYGYIILFVWSILEGEMGLLMAGIMATTGHMNVPIAIFVAGLGGFAGDQIYFYIGRFNKGFIQRKFHSQRRKFAIAHLLLKKYGWPLIFVQRYLYGLRTVIPMSIGITKYSSKKFAFINLLSAWVWAAITIIPAYLLGEQILQVLEWGKTHWYFALPLAGAALYGITTLFKRIENQMLEKQHARQARNATR, encoded by the coding sequence CAGGAGTACGGTTACATCATCCTTTTCGTCTGGAGTATCCTCGAGGGGGAGATGGGCCTACTGATGGCCGGCATCATGGCAACCACGGGACATATGAACGTCCCCATTGCCATCTTTGTCGCCGGGCTCGGCGGTTTTGCCGGCGATCAGATCTACTTCTATATCGGCCGTTTCAACAAAGGCTTCATCCAGCGGAAATTCCATTCACAGCGCCGCAAGTTCGCTATTGCCCACCTGCTGCTTAAAAAGTACGGCTGGCCCCTTATCTTCGTACAGCGCTACCTCTACGGACTGCGCACTGTCATCCCGATGAGCATCGGGATCACAAAATACTCCTCGAAAAAATTCGCCTTTATCAACCTGCTCAGCGCCTGGGTCTGGGCGGCGATCACGATTATCCCCGCCTACCTGCTGGGGGAACAGATCTTGCAGGTGCTCGAGTGGGGAAAAACACACTGGTATTTTGCCCTACCGCTCGCCGGTGCCGCGCTGTACGGCATCACGACCCTGTTCAAACGAATCGAAAACCAAATGCTGGAGAAACAACATGCTCGTCAAG